In the Leptotrichia sp. oral taxon 847 genome, one interval contains:
- a CDS encoding bifunctional metallophosphatase/5'-nucleotidase encodes MRRKVSAFLLALSAIGFTREVNIKILGTSDVHGKVVPWDYAADKEDKSGSYAQISTYVNKVRKNNKNVLLMEVGDAIQDNWIEYFANDKKHPVPQVLNYMKYDVFVPGNHEFNFGMPTLTNILKDMEAKKLLANLFYNDKNKNNFNLSKEKKRYLDAATIIEKDGVKIGVIGLSTPMSKKFEEDTGFLKDFHFAPIISETKEQIKILKKQGANAIVVVAHMGIDNENGISETGVKDLANAVPEIDVILAGHMHQNVSKNIINGVLITEPFKYGMVVSEINLKFNVNGKKVELLNKDSKTVSVAKEEADKEVEKIYKPYHDRLRKIANEKIGVTLNDMVPQGKTCGVSISFAKDTGMSSFITDVEKYYSKADVVSFSYDYENIKLNRGDIKRKDIIYNYRYAGGDVTVFEMTGAQLKKYMEWSADYFDTIQRDDKNYRYNKERLKSKYVNFDIFGGVKYKIDLRNQKGQKVINLALENGEKITPEMKLKVGMNSYRFQQLIKKGGIFEGENIKILWSSKDELGGDAGTIQNMMIAYIQNVKNGVINGKSHDNWEIIGL; translated from the coding sequence GTGAGAAGAAAAGTGAGTGCCTTTTTACTGGCGTTATCTGCAATAGGATTTACGAGAGAAGTAAACATCAAAATACTGGGGACAAGCGATGTTCATGGGAAAGTTGTACCTTGGGACTACGCTGCTGACAAAGAAGATAAATCAGGTTCTTATGCACAAATTTCCACTTATGTAAACAAAGTGAGAAAAAACAACAAAAATGTGCTTCTTATGGAAGTTGGAGATGCTATTCAGGATAACTGGATTGAATACTTTGCAAATGATAAAAAGCACCCAGTTCCACAAGTGTTAAATTATATGAAATACGATGTCTTTGTGCCGGGAAATCATGAGTTTAACTTTGGAATGCCAACTTTGACAAATATTTTAAAAGATATGGAAGCAAAAAAATTACTTGCAAATTTATTTTACAACGACAAAAACAAAAACAACTTCAATTTATCCAAAGAAAAAAAAAGATACTTAGACGCTGCAACAATTATTGAAAAAGATGGAGTAAAAATTGGAGTTATTGGACTTTCAACTCCTATGTCAAAAAAATTTGAAGAAGACACAGGTTTTTTAAAAGATTTTCACTTTGCACCCATAATTTCCGAAACAAAAGAACAGATTAAAATTTTAAAAAAGCAAGGTGCAAATGCAATAGTTGTTGTCGCTCATATGGGCATTGACAATGAAAACGGCATAAGCGAAACAGGCGTAAAAGATCTAGCAAATGCCGTGCCTGAGATAGATGTTATCCTAGCGGGACATATGCATCAAAATGTATCTAAAAATATTATAAATGGTGTTCTTATCACAGAACCTTTCAAATATGGAATGGTTGTTTCTGAAATTAATTTAAAATTTAATGTAAATGGGAAAAAAGTGGAATTACTGAACAAAGACTCAAAAACAGTTTCCGTCGCAAAAGAAGAAGCTGACAAAGAAGTAGAAAAAATTTACAAACCCTACCACGATAGACTTCGTAAAATTGCCAATGAAAAAATTGGAGTTACGCTAAACGATATGGTACCGCAAGGAAAAACTTGTGGAGTATCAATTTCATTTGCAAAAGATACAGGGATGTCATCATTTATTACCGATGTGGAAAAGTATTACAGTAAAGCTGATGTTGTTTCATTTTCTTACGACTATGAAAATATAAAATTGAATAGAGGGGATATAAAAAGAAAAGATATTATTTACAATTACAGATACGCTGGAGGAGATGTAACAGTTTTTGAAATGACGGGAGCTCAGTTAAAAAAATATATGGAATGGTCAGCAGATTATTTTGACACGATTCAGAGAGACGACAAAAACTATCGTTACAACAAGGAAAGATTGAAGTCAAAATATGTTAATTTTGATATTTTTGGCGGTGTAAAATATAAAATTGACTTAAGAAATCAAAAAGGTCAAAAAGTTATAAATTTGGCACTTGAAAATGGAGAGAAAATCACTCCCGAGATGAAATTGAAAGTTGGAATGAACTCATACAGATTTCAACAGTTAATAAAAAAAGGCGGAATATTTGAAGGAGAAAATATAAAAATACTGTGGTCATCAAAAGACGAACTGGGAGGCGATGCTGGAACTATTCAGAATATGATGATAGCTTACATTCAAAATGTAAAAAATGGAGTGATTAATGGAAAAAGTCATGATAACTGGGAAATAATAGGACTTTAA
- a CDS encoding JAB domain-containing protein, with the protein MKRDVEVFKVLFLNSQNELLKEEELFFGTLDRSTIYIRELIKKILNYNAKSIIIVHNHPAGSLKPSNADIFLTKKIKELFDKIEIQLLDHLIISERGYFSFLEGGIL; encoded by the coding sequence TTGAAAAGGGATGTTGAAGTTTTTAAAGTATTATTTTTAAACAGTCAAAACGAACTATTAAAAGAAGAAGAGTTATTTTTTGGGACTTTGGACAGAAGTACGATTTATATAAGGGAATTGATAAAAAAGATATTGAATTACAATGCAAAATCAATAATTATTGTCCATAATCATCCAGCAGGATCACTTAAACCATCAAATGCAGATATTTTTTTGACGAAAAAGATAAAAGAACTTTTTGACAAAATAGAAATACAGCTTCTAGACCATTTGATAATTAGTGAACGGGGATATTTTAGCTTTTTAGAAGGTGGAATACTGTGA
- a CDS encoding MazG nucleotide pyrophosphohydrolase domain-containing protein, producing MMTLKEVQYLIKHIEMGTLDEKEDLCDEREKKDNIQRIVLKLIEEFGELAEDIRKNTRFDGKNIKGTIEEEVFDVFYYTIAIANEYGIDLEKIFEIKDKINEKKYKRKFTLKEGREHYKKLNK from the coding sequence ATGATGACTTTAAAAGAAGTTCAATATCTGATTAAACATATTGAAATGGGGACTTTGGACGAAAAAGAAGATTTATGTGATGAAAGAGAAAAAAAGGACAATATTCAGAGAATTGTCTTAAAATTAATTGAAGAATTTGGTGAACTTGCTGAAGATATTAGAAAAAATACGCGGTTTGATGGGAAAAATATCAAAGGAACTATTGAAGAAGAAGTTTTTGATGTATTTTATTACACGATTGCCATCGCCAATGAATATGGAATTGATTTAGAAAAAATTTTTGAGATTAAAGATAAGATCAATGAAAAAAAATATAAGAGAAAATTTACTTTAAAAGAAGGAAGAGAACATTATAAAAAATTGAATAAATAA
- the ricT gene encoding PSP1 family protein yields the protein MKIINIKFRKTKKVYPFIINELENYKKGDYVLVDTIRGEQIGIVLDTVLNQEKILAEKEELKMREVKRKLSQNEVNKLAELDKRADEAYFRCKKIVKRLLPEMNLVIGEYTFDENKLIFYFTAEKRLDFRELVKEVNRTFKKRVEFYQIKVNDEGRILSAFGKYGREIYW from the coding sequence GTGAAAATAATTAATATAAAATTTAGAAAAACAAAAAAGGTTTATCCGTTTATAATTAATGAATTGGAGAATTATAAAAAAGGAGATTATGTGTTGGTTGACACTATTCGTGGGGAGCAAATTGGAATTGTTTTGGATACTGTGTTGAATCAAGAAAAGATTCTAGCGGAAAAAGAAGAGCTCAAAATGCGGGAAGTTAAGAGAAAATTGAGCCAAAATGAGGTAAATAAACTTGCTGAATTGGACAAAAGAGCGGATGAAGCTTATTTTAGATGTAAAAAGATTGTGAAAAGACTTCTTCCTGAAATGAATCTTGTAATAGGCGAATATACTTTTGATGAAAATAAATTAATTTTTTATTTTACGGCGGAAAAAAGGCTGGATTTTAGGGAATTGGTAAAAGAAGTGAACAGAACTTTTAAAAAAAGAGTGGAATTTTATCAGATTAAAGTAAACGATGAAGGTCGTATCTTATCAGCATTTGGAAAATATGGAAGAGAAATTTATTGGTAA
- a CDS encoding AMP-binding protein, which translates to MFLQRADRLALVDFKNRHINYTELINNIKYFSEYVVNLEKDRFGLIIMENRPEWIYGFMAIWDKNSAGIALDANSNPQEILYVLNDANPDIILCSDETQKNIIDAVNQYEFKDKIKIINVDKVKISEEKLNSIKNSDFELNNPTGNETAAMLYTSGTTGNPKGVMLSFDNLNSEMEGIYEKGIFDYRDQILALLPFHHILPLTATVLLMLKYQTSIVFVEKIASKEIFEALEKNRVTALIGVPRVFKLFYDGIMEQINSKFITRIIYQIMKKSNSIKLKRKVFAKVHKKFGGHLDFIVVGGAKMDPEISRFYETLGIYSLEGYGLTETSPVIAVNSKKERKIGTVGKKLFNVEVKIENEELMVKGPIVMKGYYKKPEKTKEVITEDGWFKTGDLVTIDDEGFVTIRGRRNTMIVLSNGKNIDPETLEDRVLAKSNGLIKEIGIFNHKNKLTAIIVPDLLEFRKRNITNTKTYIKNIVEDYNLKAHNYEKILDYKLFENELPKTRVGKTRRFMLPDLYEKGETDKKEKVIEPDNEIYKILKEYVKKNKGIAPQPQENLELEIGMDSLDIVEFFAYIESNFGIRLDEDEFSKMPNLLLLSEYINQKATKIEDNEVDWKKIIDETKPIVDNKNRWVTKILKPLQPIVDLYFRTKKINKKNLTTEPQIFVSNHQSFADPVVLGTLLPRKILNNTLFLAIDWYFKKGFMKLLVSHGNVILVDINKNIRKSVEEIVGHLKSGKSVLIFPEGARTKDGKVAEFKKVFAIIAKEMGIDIQCLGIKGAFKAYSRYMKFPRPKKIEVAVLEKFKPDGSYDEICKKAQNIIKKYVENE; encoded by the coding sequence ATGTTTTTACAAAGAGCGGACAGACTTGCTTTAGTCGATTTTAAAAATAGACATATAAATTATACTGAGCTTATAAATAATATTAAATATTTTTCAGAATATGTAGTAAATTTAGAAAAAGACAGATTTGGACTTATAATTATGGAAAATCGTCCTGAGTGGATTTATGGATTTATGGCCATTTGGGATAAAAATTCGGCGGGAATTGCGCTTGATGCGAATAGCAACCCTCAAGAAATTTTGTATGTGTTAAATGACGCAAATCCTGATATTATTTTGTGTTCTGATGAAACTCAAAAAAATATAATTGATGCTGTCAATCAATATGAATTTAAGGATAAAATAAAAATAATTAATGTTGATAAAGTTAAAATCTCAGAAGAAAAGTTAAATTCTATAAAAAATTCAGATTTTGAGTTAAATAATCCGACTGGAAATGAAACTGCTGCTATGCTCTACACCTCTGGAACGACTGGAAATCCCAAAGGAGTTATGCTTTCATTTGACAACCTAAATTCTGAAATGGAAGGAATTTATGAAAAAGGAATTTTTGACTACCGTGACCAAATTTTGGCGCTGCTTCCATTTCACCACATTTTGCCACTTACAGCGACTGTGCTTTTGATGTTAAAATATCAGACTTCCATCGTTTTTGTGGAAAAAATTGCAAGTAAAGAGATTTTCGAAGCTCTTGAAAAAAATAGAGTTACGGCGTTAATTGGTGTCCCTAGAGTGTTTAAGCTGTTTTATGATGGAATTATGGAACAAATTAATTCAAAATTCATAACGAGAATTATTTACCAAATTATGAAAAAATCAAATTCCATAAAGCTAAAAAGAAAAGTGTTTGCAAAAGTTCACAAAAAATTTGGAGGACATTTGGATTTTATCGTCGTCGGTGGAGCCAAAATGGATCCTGAAATTTCAAGATTTTACGAAACTTTGGGAATTTATTCTTTGGAGGGTTACGGACTTACTGAAACTTCGCCAGTTATAGCAGTAAATTCTAAAAAAGAAAGAAAAATTGGAACTGTTGGGAAAAAACTTTTTAATGTCGAAGTAAAGATTGAAAATGAAGAACTTATGGTAAAAGGACCGATTGTGATGAAAGGGTATTACAAAAAACCTGAAAAGACAAAAGAGGTGATTACCGAAGACGGCTGGTTTAAAACTGGAGATTTGGTGACAATTGATGACGAAGGATTTGTTACAATTCGTGGAAGAAGAAATACGATGATTGTTTTATCAAATGGTAAAAACATCGACCCTGAAACACTAGAAGACAGAGTTCTTGCCAAAAGCAACGGTCTTATAAAAGAAATTGGGATTTTTAATCATAAAAATAAACTTACGGCAATAATCGTTCCAGATTTATTGGAATTTAGAAAAAGAAATATTACAAACACAAAAACTTACATAAAAAATATTGTGGAAGACTACAACTTAAAAGCTCATAACTATGAAAAAATACTGGATTACAAATTGTTTGAAAATGAATTGCCGAAAACAAGAGTTGGAAAAACAAGAAGATTTATGCTGCCAGACTTATACGAAAAAGGTGAGACGGATAAAAAAGAAAAAGTGATTGAGCCAGATAACGAAATTTACAAAATTTTAAAAGAATATGTCAAAAAGAATAAGGGAATTGCTCCACAGCCACAAGAAAATCTAGAACTTGAAATTGGAATGGACTCACTTGACATCGTCGAATTTTTTGCATATATTGAAAGTAATTTTGGAATTAGACTGGATGAAGATGAGTTTTCTAAAATGCCTAATTTGCTTTTACTTTCTGAATACATCAACCAAAAAGCTACAAAAATTGAAGATAATGAAGTTGACTGGAAAAAGATAATTGATGAAACTAAACCGATTGTTGACAATAAAAATCGTTGGGTTACAAAAATATTAAAACCACTTCAACCAATAGTTGATTTGTATTTTAGAACAAAAAAAATAAATAAAAAAAATCTTACGACAGAACCGCAAATTTTTGTTTCAAACCATCAAAGTTTTGCTGATCCAGTTGTATTAGGAACTCTGCTTCCTCGAAAAATATTAAATAACACTTTATTTTTAGCGATTGACTGGTATTTTAAAAAAGGTTTTATGAAACTTCTTGTGAGTCACGGAAACGTTATACTAGTCGATATAAATAAAAATATAAGAAAAAGCGTGGAAGAGATTGTTGGACATTTAAAAAGCGGAAAGAGCGTATTAATCTTTCCTGAAGGTGCAAGGACAAAAGATGGCAAAGTTGCCGAGTTTAAAAAGGTTTTTGCAATCATAGCCAAAGAAATGGGAATCGATATTCAGTGTCTCGGTATAAAAGGTGCATTTAAAGCGTACTCCAGATATATGAAATTTCCAAGACCAAAAAAAATTGAAGTTGCAGTGCTAGAAAAATTTAAGCCAGATGGCAGTTATGACGAAATTTGCAAGAAAGCACAAAATATTATAAAAAAATATGTGGAAAATGAGTAA